In the Theobroma cacao cultivar B97-61/B2 chromosome 1, Criollo_cocoa_genome_V2, whole genome shotgun sequence genome, one interval contains:
- the LOC18612964 gene encoding ervatamin-B, whose amino-acid sequence MENAGFTLVLVCALWMSSGVWSRNNRPENCDPENIQERYERWLVQHGRQYKDKEEMTLRFGIYKSNSEFIDSINSQNLSFKLTDNKFADMTNAEFRSAYLGSWSRRSPRESDEFQHDKHYNLSTYIDWREKGAVTPIKDQGQCGSCWAFSAVAAIEGIGKIKTGELTSLSEQELIDCDVNNENQGCKGGYMEKAYEFIIKNGGITTEENYPYIGEDGICDEIKARNRAVAISGYKTVPVNNERSLQDAVAHQPASVAIDAGGYEFQLYSEGIFTGFCGNQLNHGVTVVGYGEDGGRKYWLVKNSWGTSWGESGYIRMQRDFTDKRGICGIAMEASYPVKS is encoded by the exons ATGGAGAATGCTGGTTTCACTCTTGTACTTGTCTGCGCCTTATGGATGTCCTCAGGAGTATGGTCCAGAAACAACAGGCCTGAAAACTGTGATCCAGAAAACATACAAGAAAGATATGAGAGATGGCTGGTCCAGCATGGGCGACAGTACAAGGATAAGGAGGAAATGACATTGCGCTTTGGCATTTATAAATCCAATTCTGAATTCATTGACTCTATCAATTCGCAAAACCTATCATTCAAGCTGACTGACAACAAATTTGCAGACATGACAAATGCTGAGTTCAGATCTGCCTATCTGGGTTCCTGGAGCAGAAGATCTCCAAGAGAGAGCGACGAGTTCCAGCATGACAAACATTACAATTTGTCAACTTACATAGACTGGAGAGAGAAAGGTGCTGTAACTCCAATCAAAGACCAAGGCCAATGTG GGAGCTGTTGGGCATTCTCTGCAGTGGCAGCCATAGAAGGGATCGGTAAAATTAAAACAGGAGAATTGACATCTCTTTCAGAACAAGAGCTTATTGATTGTGACGTGAACAACGAAAACCAAGGCTGCAAAGGTGGATACATGGAAAAAGCATACGAGTTCATAATAAAGAATGGTGGAATCACCACTGAGGAAAATTATCCATACATTGGAGAAGATGGCATCTGCGACGAAATCAAAGCTAGAAATCGTGCGGTAGCAATAAGTGGATACAAAACAGTGCCTGTGAACAATGAGAGAAGTCTACAAGATGCAGTTGCCCATCAACCTGCATCTGTTGCCATCGATGCTGGAGGGTATGAATTTCAGCTGTATTCTGAGGGTATCTTCACTGGATTTTGTGGAAATCAACTCAACCATGGAGTTACAGTAGTTGGCTATGGAGAAGATGGTGGAAGAAAGTACTGGCTGGTGAAGAATTCGTGGGGCACCAGCTGGGGTGAATCTGGCTATATAAGGATGCAACGTGACTTCACTGATAAGAGAGGCATTTGCGGGATTGCTATGGAGGCTAGTTACCCTGTTAAGAGTTGA